From the genome of Burkholderia pyrrocinia:
CCCGGAAGAAACCTTCATTTCCCATCTCGTCGAGCTCCGCGATCGCATCATTCGCGCGGGGCTGGCCGTGATCGTCGTGTTCCTCGGGCTCGTCTACTGGGCGCCGGACATCTTCAAGCTGCTCGCGCGGCCGCTGATGGAGAACCTGCCGAAGGACGGCAAGATGATCGTCACGGACGTCACGGGCTCGTTCTTCGTGCCGATGAAGGTCACGATGCTCGTCGCGCTCGTGATCGCGCTGCCGATCGTGCTGTACCAGATCTGGGCGTTCGTCGCGCCGGGGCTGTACCAGCACGAGAAGAAGCTCGTCGTGCCGCTCGTCGGCAGCAGCTACTTCCTGTTCCTGTGCGGGATGGCGTTCGCGTATTTCCTCGTGTTCCCGACGATCTTCCGCGTGATGGCGCACTACAACGCGCCGCTCGGCGCCGAGATGACGACCGACATCGACAACTACCTGAGCTTCGTGCTCGGGATGTTCATCGCGTTCGGGGTCACGTTCGAGGTGCCGATCGTCGTCGTGCTGCTCGTCCGGATGGGCGTGCTGACGGTGAAGAAGCTGAAGGAGATCCGGCCGTACGTGATCGTCGGCGCGTTCGTCGTCGCGGCGGTCGTCACGCCGCCGGACGTGTTCTCGCAACTGATGCTCGCGCTGCCGCTGATCGTGCTGTACGAGGCCGGGATCCTGGCCGCGCGGTTCGTCGTACCGAAGAAGCCGGCCGAAGAGGGCGAGGCGGGGAACGGCGAAGCCGCGAGGTGACGACGGTGCGCCGGGCCGCCTTCTTCCGGCCGCCTGATGCGGCCCGGTGGCGTTGGGAGCCGGAAAGCGGGCCGAGGCCACGTTACCGGCAACAACGAATTTCGACGCAAAGCAAAAGGGCAGCCACCGGCTGCCCTTTTTCGTTTCCGTGACCGGCACGCGTCGGCGCGCCGCCCTCCGAACGTCATTCGGTATCGCTGTCCTGTTCGTCGAGCGTCTGCTTCGGCGGCGGCGGGCGCTTGCCGATCACGACGTTCACGTCGAACTCCTTGCCCTTGCGCACGACGTGCACCTTGGTCGGCGTGCCCGGCTTGATCTGCGCGACGACGTTCAGCAGCTTCGTCGTATCGGTGATGTCCTCGCCGTTGACGGTGACCAGGATGTCGCCCGGCTTGATGCCGGCCTTGTCGGCCGGGCCGCCCTGCAGCACGCCCGCGACGATCGCGCCGGATTTCTGCTGGAGCCCGAACGACTCGGCGATTTCCGGCGTGACGTCCTGCGGCTCGACGCCGATCCAGCCGCGCGTGACCGAGCCCGTCGTGATGATGCTTTCGAGCACGGTGCGCGCGGTCGATACCGGAATCGCGAAGCCGATGCCGAGCGAGCCGCCCGAGCGCGAGTAGATCGCCGTGTTGATGCCGAGCAGGTTGCCGTTCACGTCGACCAGCGCGCCGCCCGAGTTGCCGGGGTTGATCGGCGCGTCGGTCTGGATGAAGTTCTCGAACGTGTTGATGCCGAGGTGGTTGCGGCCGAGCGCGCTGATGATCCCCATCGTGACCGTCTGGCCGACGCCGAACGGGTTGCCGATCGCGAGCACGACGTCGCCGACCCGCGACTGGTCGGAGCGGCCGAGCGTGATCGTCGGCAGGTTCGTCATGTTGATCTTCAGCACGGCGAGGTCGGTCTCGGGATCGCTGCCGATCACCTTCGCGGTGGCCGTGCGCCCGTCGGCGAGCGCGACCTCGATCTGGTCGGCGCCGTCCACGACGTGCTGGTTCGTTAGAATGTAACCTTCAGGGCTCACGATAACGCCCGAGCCAAGGTTGGCTGCCGGCTCGTCCTGCTGCTTGCGGGCGTTGCGGTCGCCGAAGAAGTAGCGGAACAGCGGATCTTTCGCACGCGGGTCGGGCGGCAGCGAGCCGTCCTTGCTGGAGAATACGTTGACGACGGCCGGCATTGCCTTCTGCGCGGCTTCGGCGTACGACGTGGTCGCCGGCGCGCCGCCGATGCCAGGCGCGACTTCCCGCAGCGCAACGATCGGCGTGGCGAGCTGCTTGCCGAGCTGTCCTTGCCGTTGCAGCCATTGCGGCTTGAGCGTCACGACAATGAACATCAGCGCGAGCAGCACGGTAACCGCCTGCGCGAAGAACAGCCAGAAGCGTCTAAGCATCTGAATGGATTAGAGGTTTATATGGATCGGATCGAACTCGAATTGTACTTGAACAATACCCTTGAAACCGCGCGCTTCAAGGACTATTGCCCGAACGGCCTGCAGGTCGAGGGGCGCCGCAAGATCGAGAAGATCGCCACCGGCGTGACGGCGTCGCTCGCGTTCCTCGAAGCGGCGCTCGAATGGGGGGCAGATGCCGTGCTCGTCCATCACGGCTATTTCTGGCGCAACGAGGCCCCGCAGATCACCGGCCGCAAGTACCAGCGCCTGAAGCTGCTGCTCGCGAACGACCTGAACCTGTTCGCGTTCCACCTGCCGCTCGACGCGCATCCCGAATTCGGCAACAACGCGCAGCTCGGCGAGAAGCTCGGGCTGATCGGCGAGCAGCGTTTCGGCGACGGCGACCTCGGCTGGATGGCGACGCTGCCGATGCCTGTCACGCTCGAACACTTCGTCGCGAAGGTCGGGCGCACGCTCGGCCGCACGCCGCTCGTGCTCGGCGATCCGGACATGCAGCTGCGCCGCATCGCGTGGTGCACGGGCGCCGCGCAGAGCTATTTCGACGCGGCGATCGACGCCGGCGCGGACGTGTTCCTGACGGGCGAGGTGTCCGAATACGTGACGCACACGGCCGCCGAAAGCGGTGTCGCGTTCGTTGCGGCAGGGCACCATGCGACCGAACGTTACGGAATCCAGGCACTTGGCGCCCACTTGTCCGAGGAATTCGATCTCGAACACCTTTTTATCGATATCCATAATCCGGTCTGAACGCCGGATTTGCGGCAGCGCATCGAAATTCCTCAATGTAGTGAACGCTTAAAAGAGAAATGATTTAATCGCTCCGATAGTGGGGGATAACCCTTAACTATCAATCACTTCGAAGGGATTTTCATCTCCGGGCCTTGTAAATGGCGACTCCATTCGAGCAAACTAGCGGCGGAATGGAAAGTCGTGACGGAAAATCCAACTCAGAAGTGGGGCGTGTGATGCGAGACAAGGAAGAGAAACGCGTCGACAGCGGCCGCCGTACCTGGCTGATTGCGACATCCGTAGCAGGTGGCGTGGGAGGCGTAGCCACTGTCATACCTTTCGCGGCGTCGCTTGCGCCGTCCGCGAAAGCGAAAGCGGCCGGTGCACCGGTCGAGGTCGACATCAGCGGCCTGAAACCCGGCGAGATGGTCACCGTGCCGTGGCGCGGCAAACCCGTCTGGATCCTGAATCGCACCGAATCGATGCTGGCCGACGTGGTCAAGGCCGACAAGGAGGTGGCCGATCCGACCTCGAAGACCCCGTATTCGATGCCGTTGCCCGCGTATTGCGCCAACGAATATCGCTCGCGGACCGATCGCAAGAACATTCTCGTCGTGATGGCCGTGTGTACGCACCTCGGCTGCACGCCTAGCCAACGCTTCACGCCGGGTCCGCAGCCGAACCTGCCGGACGACTGGCCGGGCGGTTTCCTGTGCCCGTGCCACGGTTCGACCTACGACCTCGCCGGCCGTGTGTTCAAGAACAAACCGGCGCCTCAGAATCTCGACATCCCGCCCTACATGTTCACGTCGGCGACGACCCTCGTGATCGGCAAGGACGAGAAAGGAGAAGCGTGATGGCTGCCGACAACAAAGAAGTCTCCACGACAGGTCTCACCGGCTGGATCGACCAGCGCTTCCCGCTCACGTCCACCTGGAAGAAGCACGTTTCCGAGTACTACGCGCCGAAGAACTTCAATTTCTGGTACTTCTTCGGCTCCCTCGCGCTGCTCGTGCTCGTCAACCAGATCGTCACGGGCATCTTCCTGACGATGAACTACAAGCCCGACTCGACGCTCGCGTTCGCGTCGGTCGAGTACATCATGCGCGAGGTGCCGTGGGGCTGGCTGATCCGCTACCTGCACTCGACCGGTGCATCGATGTTCTTCGTGGTCGTCTACCTGCACATGTTCCGCGGGCTGCTGTACGGGTCGTACCGCAAGCCGCGCGAGCTCGTGTGGATCTTCGGCTGCGCGATCTTCCTGTGCCTGATGGCCGAGGCGTTCTTCGGCTACCTGCTGCCGTGGGGCCAGATGTCGTTCTGGGGCGCGCAGGTAATCGTGAACCTGTTCTCGGCGATCCCGTTCGTCGGCCCGGACCTGTCGCTGTGGATTCGCGGCGACTACGTCGTGTCCGACGTCACGTTGAACCGTTTCTTCGCGTTCCACGTGATCGCGATTCCGCTCGTGCTGGTCGGCCTCGTGATCGCTCACCTCGTCGCGCTGCACGAAGTGGGGTCAAATAACCCGGACGGCATCGAGATCAAGGCGAAGAAGGACGAGAACGGCATTCCGCTCGACGGCATCCCGTTCCATCCGTACTACTCGGTGCACGATTTCCTCGGCGTGTGCGTGTTCCTGATGGTCTTCGCGATGATCGTGTTCTTCGCGCCGGAAATGGGCGGCTACTTCCTCGAGGCGAACAACTTCGTCCCGGCGAACCCGCTGCAGACACCGCCCGAGATCGCGCCGGTCTGGTACTTCACCGCGTTCTACGCGATGCTGCGCGCGACCACCGACCCGTTCAAGATCGTGCTGATGATCGTGATCGCGGCGCTCGGCGTGTTCGCGCTGATCCGCGCGCGCGGCAAGTGGAAGGCCGGGCTGCCGGTGCTGGCCGCGGCGATCGTCGTGTTCATG
Proteins encoded in this window:
- the tatC gene encoding twin-arginine translocase subunit TatC, with amino-acid sequence MSDPQQNPGDAPEETFISHLVELRDRIIRAGLAVIVVFLGLVYWAPDIFKLLARPLMENLPKDGKMIVTDVTGSFFVPMKVTMLVALVIALPIVLYQIWAFVAPGLYQHEKKLVVPLVGSSYFLFLCGMAFAYFLVFPTIFRVMAHYNAPLGAEMTTDIDNYLSFVLGMFIAFGVTFEVPIVVVLLVRMGVLTVKKLKEIRPYVIVGAFVVAAVVTPPDVFSQLMLALPLIVLYEAGILAARFVVPKKPAEEGEAGNGEAAR
- a CDS encoding Do family serine endopeptidase, which codes for MLRRFWLFFAQAVTVLLALMFIVVTLKPQWLQRQGQLGKQLATPIVALREVAPGIGGAPATTSYAEAAQKAMPAVVNVFSSKDGSLPPDPRAKDPLFRYFFGDRNARKQQDEPAANLGSGVIVSPEGYILTNQHVVDGADQIEVALADGRTATAKVIGSDPETDLAVLKINMTNLPTITLGRSDQSRVGDVVLAIGNPFGVGQTVTMGIISALGRNHLGINTFENFIQTDAPINPGNSGGALVDVNGNLLGINTAIYSRSGGSLGIGFAIPVSTARTVLESIITTGSVTRGWIGVEPQDVTPEIAESFGLQQKSGAIVAGVLQGGPADKAGIKPGDILVTVNGEDITDTTKLLNVVAQIKPGTPTKVHVVRKGKEFDVNVVIGKRPPPPKQTLDEQDSDTE
- a CDS encoding Nif3-like dinuclear metal center hexameric protein produces the protein MDRIELELYLNNTLETARFKDYCPNGLQVEGRRKIEKIATGVTASLAFLEAALEWGADAVLVHHGYFWRNEAPQITGRKYQRLKLLLANDLNLFAFHLPLDAHPEFGNNAQLGEKLGLIGEQRFGDGDLGWMATLPMPVTLEHFVAKVGRTLGRTPLVLGDPDMQLRRIAWCTGAAQSYFDAAIDAGADVFLTGEVSEYVTHTAAESGVAFVAAGHHATERYGIQALGAHLSEEFDLEHLFIDIHNPV
- the petA gene encoding ubiquinol-cytochrome c reductase iron-sulfur subunit, with amino-acid sequence MRDKEEKRVDSGRRTWLIATSVAGGVGGVATVIPFAASLAPSAKAKAAGAPVEVDISGLKPGEMVTVPWRGKPVWILNRTESMLADVVKADKEVADPTSKTPYSMPLPAYCANEYRSRTDRKNILVVMAVCTHLGCTPSQRFTPGPQPNLPDDWPGGFLCPCHGSTYDLAGRVFKNKPAPQNLDIPPYMFTSATTLVIGKDEKGEA
- a CDS encoding cytochrome b → MAADNKEVSTTGLTGWIDQRFPLTSTWKKHVSEYYAPKNFNFWYFFGSLALLVLVNQIVTGIFLTMNYKPDSTLAFASVEYIMREVPWGWLIRYLHSTGASMFFVVVYLHMFRGLLYGSYRKPRELVWIFGCAIFLCLMAEAFFGYLLPWGQMSFWGAQVIVNLFSAIPFVGPDLSLWIRGDYVVSDVTLNRFFAFHVIAIPLVLVGLVIAHLVALHEVGSNNPDGIEIKAKKDENGIPLDGIPFHPYYSVHDFLGVCVFLMVFAMIVFFAPEMGGYFLEANNFVPANPLQTPPEIAPVWYFTAFYAMLRATTDPFKIVLMIVIAALGVFALIRARGKWKAGLPVLAAAIVVFMYLTESKFWGVVVMGSAVITLFFLPWLDRSPVKSIRYRPLFHKVFLGIFVAAFLTLAFLGTRPPSPVATLIAQGCALIYFAFFLGMPVWTQLGTFKQPPERVRFKPH